The sequence below is a genomic window from Candidatus Krumholzibacteriota bacterium.
TCCGCGACGCAGAGCATGAACGGCACGATCGTACCCGTGGAGATAACGGTCTACGCCGACAAGAGCTTCACGTTCGTCACGAAGTCTCCTCCCGCTTCCGAGCTGCTCAAGAAGGCCGCGAGCATCGCCAAGGGCTCCGGTGAGCCCAACAAGGAGAAGGTGGCCAAGGTCACCGTCTCGCAGCTCGAGGAGATCGCGAAGACGAAGATGAAGGACCTGAACGCATTCGATCTCGATGCCGCCGTGAAGATGCTCGAGGGGAGCGCGCGCAGCATGGGGATCATCGTCGAGAAGTGAGTCGAACAGAAAGCGGTGATACCGGATGAAACGCGGGAAAAAATACCGTGAAAGCGCCGCGAGGATCGACCGCGGGCGGGAATACCCGCTCGACGAGGCGGTCGAGGTCCTCGTGAACCTGCCGAAGGCGGGCTTCGACGAGTCGGTCGAGTTCTCGGCGAATCTCGGAGTCAACCCACGGCACGCCGACCAGCAGGTCCGCGGGACCGTTCTTCTCCCGCACGGGACGGGACGGGACGTTCGCGTCCTCGTTCTCACCCGCGGCGAGAAGGAGACGGAAGCGCGGGACGCGGGAGCCGAGTTCGTCGGTTCCGCGGAGTTTATCGAGAAGATCCAGGGCGGATGGTTCGATTTCGACGTCGCCATCGCCACGCCGGACATGATGGGCGACGTCGGCAAGCTCGGGCGCCTGCTCGGTCCCCGGGGGCTCATGCCGAATCCCAAGACCGGCACGGTGACCTTCGACGTCGCGAAGGCGGTCAAGGAGGCCAAGGCCGGCAAGGTGGAGTACCGCGTGGACAAGGGCGCGAACATCCACGTCCCCGTCGGCAAGGTCAGTTTCGACAAGCACAAGATCGCGGAGAACATAAAGGCGCTCATGACCGAGCTCCTGCGCGCGAAACCGTCGTCCGCGAAGGGAAAGTACGTCAAGAGCCTGTACGTCACCTCGACCATGGGGCCGTCGATCAAGCTCGACGCGACGATTTTGCTCAACGAGCTCAGGTAGCGAGAGAGGGACACGCATGGTCAAGCCGATCAAGAAGGAGAGAGTCGAGGATCTCAAGGAGCTCGTGAAGGGCGCCAAGAGCATCGTCCTCAACGATTTCACCGGACTCAACGTGGCGGACATCTCCGAGCTGCGCCGGGTGTGCCGCGAGAACGATATCAAGTTCCTCGTGGTCAAGAACACGCTGGCGAAGCGCGGGTTCAACGACCTGGGCATCACCGAGCTCGACCCGCTCCTCGAGGGGCCCACGGCGATCGCCGTGAGCGACGAGGACGAGGCCGCGCCGGCCCAGCTGCTGAAGAAGTTCGCCGCGGAGTACGAGCTGCCCCGATTCAAAGGGGCGTACGTCGCCGGCCGGGTCTTCACGGAGAAGGAGACCGAGCGGCTGGCTTCGCTCCCGCCGCGCGATATTCTCATCGCGCAGACCGTCAGCACCTTCCAGGCTCCGCTGCGAGGACTCGTACAGGTCCTCAACGCTTCCCTGCGGGACCTGGTCTTCGTGCTGAAGGCCATCGAGGACAAAAAGGGAGCAGCGTAAGGGGGGGCGCCGACAGGCGCCGACGAACATCGACACGAACCGGTAACAGAAGCGAGGTAACAACATGCCCGCCAAGAAGAAGGACGAGGCCGCAGCGGCCGGGACCGAGGAAGTCAAGGAGGAGAAGGTGACCGAGGAGACCGCGCCCGCCGAGAAGCCGAAGGCCGAAGAGAAGAAGGCCGCCCCGGCGTCCGCGACCGTCACGAAGATCATCGAGACGGTCGAGAAGATGACGGTGCTCGAACTCAGCGATCTCGTCAAGGCCCTCGAGGACCGCTTCGGCGTGAGCGCCGCGGCGCCCATGGCCATGATGCCCGGCATGATGGCCGGCATGGCCGGCGCAGGCGAAGAGGCCGAGGAACAGACCGAGTTCGACGTCATCCTGAAGGACATCGGTTCGCAGAAGATCCAGGTCATCAAGGTCGTCCGCGCGATCACGGGGCTCGGTCTCATCGAGGCCAAGAAGCTCGTCGAGGATGCCCCGAAGGCCATCAAGGAGGCCGTGAACAAGGACGAGGCCGAGGATATCAAGAAGCAGGTCGAGGAAGTCGGCGCGACCGTCGAAATCAAGTAGGCGCCGTATCACGACCCTGCACGGGCGTCAGTACCGATGCAAGGGAGGGGTCGTTCTCTCATGATCAATATACCTGAGCGAATCAGTTACCAGAAGATTCCGCAGGTGATGGAGATCCCTCATCTCCTGGAAGTGCAGCTCGAATCCTACGAGCGACTGCTCCAGAGGCGGGTCCCCATGGACAAGCGGGACGAGATCGGGCTGGAGTCCGTCTTCCGGTCCGTCTTCCCCGTCGTCTCCTCGCGGGGCCACTTCACCCTCGAGTACATCGGCTACACCGTGGGTGAGCCGAAGTACACGGTCGAGGAGTGCAAGGAGCGGGACCTCACCTTCGCCGTGCCGCTGAAGGCGGCGCTCAGGCTCGTCGTCAAGGAGGAGCGCGAAGGGGAACAGGTGATCAAGGACATCATCCAGAGCGAGGTCTACCTCGGCGAGATCCCCCTGATCACCGACAAGGGCACGTTCATCATCAACGGAGCCGAGCGCGTGATCGTCAGCCAGCTCCACCGTTCGCCCGGCGTCGTCTTCGACGACGACTACCATCCGAACGGGAAGCGGCTGTTCAACGCGCGCATCATCCCCTACCGGGGCTCCTGGGTCGAATTCGTGATCGATGTCAACGACATCATGTACGTCTACATCGACCGCCGCAGGAAGATCCCCGTGACCGTGCTTCTCAAGGCGATGGGTTTCGAGCCCAACGCGGCGATCATCAAGCTCTTCCACCAGACGAAGGTGCACAACCTCTCCCCCCGGAAGGCGAAGAAGGACGACGCGCTCGTCGGCTCCTACATCGCCGAGGATGTCGTCAATCCCGGCACCGGCGAGCTTCTCGCCGAGGCGGGGACGCAGCTCACCGAGACGGTTCTCGAGCTCATGAAGAGCAACAACGCGCTCAAGCTCGTGATCGTCGAGAAGGAGGGCGGCCTCGAGGACGACGTCGTCATGAAGACGATCGAGAAGGATCCCACCCACGGCCAGGAGGACGCGCTGAAGCGCATCTACAACCTCATGCGGCCGGGGGATCCGCCGAACGCCGAGACGGCCAGGGCGCTGCTCGACCGCCTCTTCTTCAATCCGAAGCGGTACAACCTCGCCCGTGTCGGGCGGTACAAGATGAACGCCAGGCTCGGCGTCGACGTCCCGATCGACGTGACGACCCTCACCGAGAAGGATTTCGTCGCCGTCGTGGCCAATCTGATCCACATCAAGGAGACGGACGGCGCCGTCGACGACATCGACCATCTCGGCAACCGTCGCGTCCGGTCGGTGGGCGAGCTGCTCGCCAACCAGTTCTCCGTCGGTCTCGCCCGGATGGCCCGGATCATCCGGGAGCGGAT
It includes:
- a CDS encoding 50S ribosomal protein L10, with the protein product MVKPIKKERVEDLKELVKGAKSIVLNDFTGLNVADISELRRVCRENDIKFLVVKNTLAKRGFNDLGITELDPLLEGPTAIAVSDEDEAAPAQLLKKFAAEYELPRFKGAYVAGRVFTEKETERLASLPPRDILIAQTVSTFQAPLRGLVQVLNASLRDLVFVLKAIEDKKGAA
- the rplK gene encoding 50S ribosomal protein L11 produces the protein MAKKSKKKILKVVKLQIPGGQASPAPPVGPALGQLQVSSMDFCKQFNSATQSMNGTIVPVEITVYADKSFTFVTKSPPASELLKKAASIAKGSGEPNKEKVAKVTVSQLEEIAKTKMKDLNAFDLDAAVKMLEGSARSMGIIVEK
- the rplL gene encoding 50S ribosomal protein L7/L12, which produces MPAKKKDEAAAAGTEEVKEEKVTEETAPAEKPKAEEKKAAPASATVTKIIETVEKMTVLELSDLVKALEDRFGVSAAAPMAMMPGMMAGMAGAGEEAEEQTEFDVILKDIGSQKIQVIKVVRAITGLGLIEAKKLVEDAPKAIKEAVNKDEAEDIKKQVEEVGATVEIK
- the rplA gene encoding 50S ribosomal protein L1 — encoded protein: MKRGKKYRESAARIDRGREYPLDEAVEVLVNLPKAGFDESVEFSANLGVNPRHADQQVRGTVLLPHGTGRDVRVLVLTRGEKETEARDAGAEFVGSAEFIEKIQGGWFDFDVAIATPDMMGDVGKLGRLLGPRGLMPNPKTGTVTFDVAKAVKEAKAGKVEYRVDKGANIHVPVGKVSFDKHKIAENIKALMTELLRAKPSSAKGKYVKSLYVTSTMGPSIKLDATILLNELR